Proteins encoded by one window of Zerene cesonia ecotype Mississippi chromosome 8, Zerene_cesonia_1.1, whole genome shotgun sequence:
- the LOC119828400 gene encoding protein transport protein Sec23A isoform X2 — translation MATYEEFIQQNEDRDGIRFTWNVWPSSRIEATRLVVPLVSLYQPLKERPDLPPIQYEPVLCTRNTCRAVLNPMCQVDYRAKLWVCNFCFHRNPFPPQYAAISEQHQPAELIPNFSTIEYTITRAHSMPPIFLLVVDTCMDEEELGALKDSLQTSLSLMPQNALVGLITFGRMVQIHELGSEGIYKCYVFKGTKDLTAKQIQEQLAIGRVNVPNPQQRQVAPVPQTPAHRFLQPVKQCDMALTDLLSELGRDPWPLGVGKRPLRSSGVALSLAVGLLEVTYPNTGARIMMFLGGPCSQGPGQVVNDELKQPIRSHHDIQKDNAKYMKKAIKHYEALALRSATNGHAIDIYSCALDQTGLMEMKQCCNSTGGHMVMGDSFNSSLFKQTFQRVFAKDQKGDYKMAFNGTMEVKCSRELKISGAIGSCVSLNVKGPCVSDQEVGMGNTCQWKMCTFTPSTTMAIFFEVVNQHAAPVPQGGRGCVQFITNYQHSSGQRRIRVTTIARNWADPAVNLPHISAGFDQEAAAVVMARLVVYRADHEDGPDVLRWLDRMLIRLCQKFGEYGKDDPNSFRLSENFSLYPQFMYHLRRSQFLQVFNNSPDETTFYRHMLMREDLTQSLIMIQPILYSYSFGGPPEPVLLDTSSIQPDRILLMDTFFQILIYHGETIAQWRALRYQDMAEYESFAQLLRAPVDDAQEILQTRFPVPRYIDTEHGGSQARFLLSKVNPSQTHNNMYAYGGDGGAPVLTDDVSLQVFMEHLKKLAVSSTA, via the exons ATGGCGACGTACGAAGAGTTTATACAGCAAAACGAAGATCGAGATGGAATACGATTTACATGGAATGTGTGGCCTTCGAGCAGAATCGAAGCAACAAGGCTTGTGGTTCCCCTCGTTAGTTTGTACCAGCCGTTGAAGGAACGGCCGGATCTTCCACCTATTCAATATGAGCCAGTGCTATGTACGCGCAATACGTGTCGTGCTGTATTGAATCCTATGTGCCAAGTTGACTATAGAGCAAAGTTATGGGTGTGCAACTTCTGCTTCCACAGAAATCCT TTCCCTCCCCAATATGCTGCAATATCAGAACAACATCAACCAGCCGAGCTGATTCCTAATTTCTCAACAATAGAGTACACCATAACTCGGGCACACAGCATGCCCCCCATCTTCCTTCTAGTTGTGGATACTTGTATGGATGAAGAGGAACTTGGAGCATTGAAAGATTCCCTGCAAACCTCACTCAGCTTGATGCCACAGAATGCTCTTGTGGGCCTCATAACCTTTGGACGTATGGTTCAGATACATGAATTGG GATCTGAAGGAATATACAAGTGCTATGTATTCAAAGGTACAAAGGATTTAACAGCCAAACAGATTCAAGAGCAACTTGCCATCGGAAGAGTGAATGTACCCAACCCTCAGCAGAGACAAGTGGCCCCGGTGCCACAAACCCCTGCTCACCGATTCCTGCAACCAGTTAAACAGTGTGATATGGCTCTAACTGACTTGTTAAGTGAATTGGGCCGTGACCCCTGGCCACTGGGTGTCGGCAAACGTCCATTGAGAAGCAGTGGAGTAGCTCTCTCTTTAGCTGTTGGGTTATTGGAAGTAACCTATCCTAATACAGGAGCTAGGATAATGATGTTCCTAGGTGGTCCTTGCTCTCAGGGCCCAGGTCAGGTTGTAAATGATGAATTGAAGCAACCCATTCGTTCTCATCATGACATTCAGAAGGACAATGCTAAGTACATGAAGAAGgctataaaacattatgagGCATTAGCTTTGAGGTCTGCCACTAATGGTCATgctattgatatttattcatgTGCGTTGGATCAAACTGGTCTAATGGAGATGAAGCAATGCTGCAATTCTACTGG tgGTCACATGGTAATGGGAGATTCATTTAATTCATCtctattcaaacaaacattccaACGTGTGTTTGCTAAGGACCAGAAAGGCGATTACAAAATGGCATTCAACGGAACTATGGAAGTTAAATGCAGTAGGGAACTTAAGA tCTCCGGAGCGATTGGTTCATGCGTGTCCCTCAATGTGAAAGGGCCCTGTGTCTCTGATCAAGAGGTTGGCATGGGCAACACCTGCCAGTGGAAGATGTGCACTTTTACACCTAGCACCACCATGGCTATTTTCTTTGAG GTGGTGAATCAACACGCCGCGCCGGTACCACAAGGTGGACGTGGCTGTGTTCAGTTCATCACCAACTACCAACACTCCAGTGGACAGAGACGCATCAGAGTTACTACAATTGCACGCAA CTGGGCGGACCCCGCGGTGAACCTGCCGCACATATCGGCCGGCTTCGACCAGGAGGCGGCGGCGGTGGTGATGGCGCGGCTGGTGGTGTACCGCGCCGACCACGAGGACGGGCCCGACGTGCTGCGCTGGCTCGACCGGATGCTCATACGATTG TGCCAAAAATTCGGCGAGTACGGCAAGGACGATCCCAATAGCTTCCGTCTCTCCGAGAACTTCAGCTTGTACCCGCAGTTCATGTACCACCTGCGGAGGTCGCAGTTCCTGCAGGTGTTCAATAACTCGCCCGATGAGACCACTTTCTATAG GCACATGCTGATGCGCGAGGACCTCACCCAATCGCTGATCATGATCCAGCCGATCCTCTACTCTTATAGCTTCGGTGGACCTCCGGAGCCTGTGCTGTTGGATACCTCGTCCATACAACCTGACCGCATTCTGCTCATGGACACCTTCTTccaaatacttatatatcacGGAGAG ACGATAGCGCAATGGCGCGCGCTCCGCTACCAAGACATGGCGGAGTACGAGAGCTTCGCGCAGCTGCTGCGCGCGCCCGTCGACGACGCGCAGGAGATACTGCAGACGCGCTTCCCCGTGCCGCGCTACATCGACACGGAGCACGGCGGCTCGCAG
- the LOC119828400 gene encoding protein transport protein Sec23A isoform X1 produces MATYEEFIQQNEDRDGIRFTWNVWPSSRIEATRLVVPLVSLYQPLKERPDLPPIQYEPVLCTRNTCRAVLNPMCQVDYRAKLWVCNFCFHRNPFPPQYAAISEQHQPAELIPNFSTIEYTITRAHSMPPIFLLVVDTCMDEEELGALKDSLQTSLSLMPQNALVGLITFGRMVQIHELGSEGIYKCYVFKGTKDLTAKQIQEQLAIGRVNVPNPQQRQVAPVPQTPAHRFLQPVKQCDMALTDLLSELGRDPWPLGVGKRPLRSSGVALSLAVGLLEVTYPNTGARIMMFLGGPCSQGPGQVVNDELKQPIRSHHDIQKDNAKYMKKAIKHYEALALRSATNGHAIDIYSCALDQTGLMEMKQCCNSTGGHMVMGDSFNSSLFKQTFQRVFAKDQKGDYKMAFNGTMEVKCSRELKISGAIGSCVSLNVKGPCVSDQEVGMGNTCQWKMCTFTPSTTMAIFFEVVNQHAAPVPQGGRGCVQFITNYQHSSGQRRIRVTTIARNWADPAVNLPHISAGFDQEAAAVVMARLVVYRADHEDGPDVLRWLDRMLIRLCQKFGEYGKDDPNSFRLSENFSLYPQFMYHLRRSQFLQVFNNSPDETTFYRHMLMREDLTQSLIMIQPILYSYSFGGPPEPVLLDTSSIQPDRILLMDTFFQILIYHGETIAQWRALRYQDMAEYESFAQLLRAPVDDAQEILQTRFPVPRYIDTEHGGSQARFLLSKVNPSQTHNNMYAYGGAMPVPSADGGAPVLTDDVSLQVFMEHLKKLAVSSTA; encoded by the exons ATGGCGACGTACGAAGAGTTTATACAGCAAAACGAAGATCGAGATGGAATACGATTTACATGGAATGTGTGGCCTTCGAGCAGAATCGAAGCAACAAGGCTTGTGGTTCCCCTCGTTAGTTTGTACCAGCCGTTGAAGGAACGGCCGGATCTTCCACCTATTCAATATGAGCCAGTGCTATGTACGCGCAATACGTGTCGTGCTGTATTGAATCCTATGTGCCAAGTTGACTATAGAGCAAAGTTATGGGTGTGCAACTTCTGCTTCCACAGAAATCCT TTCCCTCCCCAATATGCTGCAATATCAGAACAACATCAACCAGCCGAGCTGATTCCTAATTTCTCAACAATAGAGTACACCATAACTCGGGCACACAGCATGCCCCCCATCTTCCTTCTAGTTGTGGATACTTGTATGGATGAAGAGGAACTTGGAGCATTGAAAGATTCCCTGCAAACCTCACTCAGCTTGATGCCACAGAATGCTCTTGTGGGCCTCATAACCTTTGGACGTATGGTTCAGATACATGAATTGG GATCTGAAGGAATATACAAGTGCTATGTATTCAAAGGTACAAAGGATTTAACAGCCAAACAGATTCAAGAGCAACTTGCCATCGGAAGAGTGAATGTACCCAACCCTCAGCAGAGACAAGTGGCCCCGGTGCCACAAACCCCTGCTCACCGATTCCTGCAACCAGTTAAACAGTGTGATATGGCTCTAACTGACTTGTTAAGTGAATTGGGCCGTGACCCCTGGCCACTGGGTGTCGGCAAACGTCCATTGAGAAGCAGTGGAGTAGCTCTCTCTTTAGCTGTTGGGTTATTGGAAGTAACCTATCCTAATACAGGAGCTAGGATAATGATGTTCCTAGGTGGTCCTTGCTCTCAGGGCCCAGGTCAGGTTGTAAATGATGAATTGAAGCAACCCATTCGTTCTCATCATGACATTCAGAAGGACAATGCTAAGTACATGAAGAAGgctataaaacattatgagGCATTAGCTTTGAGGTCTGCCACTAATGGTCATgctattgatatttattcatgTGCGTTGGATCAAACTGGTCTAATGGAGATGAAGCAATGCTGCAATTCTACTGG tgGTCACATGGTAATGGGAGATTCATTTAATTCATCtctattcaaacaaacattccaACGTGTGTTTGCTAAGGACCAGAAAGGCGATTACAAAATGGCATTCAACGGAACTATGGAAGTTAAATGCAGTAGGGAACTTAAGA tCTCCGGAGCGATTGGTTCATGCGTGTCCCTCAATGTGAAAGGGCCCTGTGTCTCTGATCAAGAGGTTGGCATGGGCAACACCTGCCAGTGGAAGATGTGCACTTTTACACCTAGCACCACCATGGCTATTTTCTTTGAG GTGGTGAATCAACACGCCGCGCCGGTACCACAAGGTGGACGTGGCTGTGTTCAGTTCATCACCAACTACCAACACTCCAGTGGACAGAGACGCATCAGAGTTACTACAATTGCACGCAA CTGGGCGGACCCCGCGGTGAACCTGCCGCACATATCGGCCGGCTTCGACCAGGAGGCGGCGGCGGTGGTGATGGCGCGGCTGGTGGTGTACCGCGCCGACCACGAGGACGGGCCCGACGTGCTGCGCTGGCTCGACCGGATGCTCATACGATTG TGCCAAAAATTCGGCGAGTACGGCAAGGACGATCCCAATAGCTTCCGTCTCTCCGAGAACTTCAGCTTGTACCCGCAGTTCATGTACCACCTGCGGAGGTCGCAGTTCCTGCAGGTGTTCAATAACTCGCCCGATGAGACCACTTTCTATAG GCACATGCTGATGCGCGAGGACCTCACCCAATCGCTGATCATGATCCAGCCGATCCTCTACTCTTATAGCTTCGGTGGACCTCCGGAGCCTGTGCTGTTGGATACCTCGTCCATACAACCTGACCGCATTCTGCTCATGGACACCTTCTTccaaatacttatatatcacGGAGAG ACGATAGCGCAATGGCGCGCGCTCCGCTACCAAGACATGGCGGAGTACGAGAGCTTCGCGCAGCTGCTGCGCGCGCCCGTCGACGACGCGCAGGAGATACTGCAGACGCGCTTCCCCGTGCCGCGCTACATCGACACGGAGCACGGCGGCTCGCAG